The Podospora pseudocomata strain CBS 415.72m chromosome 1 map unlocalized CBS415.72m_1, whole genome shotgun sequence genome has a segment encoding these proteins:
- the GRX3 gene encoding glutaredoxin (COG:O; EggNog:ENOG503NXX9), which yields MLGTVWRMFGLPEPLELLRSPHRTLHTDSHAFASLGLPVTRSNISQYNNMSTIREITSLSNWEHHVTSLPPSTLLVVSFHAPWAAPCAQMATVLSTLASEYPVTEPPSTSWVSINAEDLSDISETYNVTAVPFLVLIRNGQVLETVSGSSAVKVRNAIEAHAAKAGAPVLNGAATATDGHDGEVATEEDPEKKKEELFKRLGDLVKAAPVMLFMKGTPSEPKCGFSRQLVAILRENAVKYGFFNILADDEVRQGLKEFADWPTYPQLWVDGELVGGLDIVKEELSNDADFFKAYSIKSNGETAAAS from the exons ATGCTCGGCACTGTTTGGAGAATGTTCGGTTTGCCTGAGCCACTTGAACTTTTGAGATCACCTCATAGAACATTGCACACCGACAGCCACGCCTTTGCGAGTCTTGGTCTCCCCGTCACCCGCTCGAATATCTCCCAATACAACAACATGTCGACTATTCGCGAAATCACCAGTCTTTCGAACTGGGAACATCACGTCACCTCACTACCGCCTTCCACTCTCCTCGTGGTCTCTTTCCATGCGCCATGGGCCGCTCCATGCGCGCAAATGGCGACCGTTCTGTCGACGCTGGCGAGCGAGTATCCCGTCACTGAACCACCGTCCACATCATGGGTGTCGATCAACGCAGAGGATCTTTCGGATATTAGCGAAACCTACAACGTGACAGCCGTTCCATTTCTTGTCCTGATTCGCAACGGACAGGTGCTGGAAACCGTCAGTGGAAGCAGCGCCGTCAAGGTGCGGAATGCCATCGAAGCCCATGCCGCCAAGGCCGGCGCCCCAGTTTTGAATGGCGCTGCGACTGCGACTgacggccatgatggtgaggtggcaACCGAGGAGGAtccagagaagaaaaaggaggaacTCTTCAAGCGTCTGGGAGATCTTGTCAAGGCTGCTCCCGTGATGCTCTTCATGAAGGGCACTCCTAGCGAGCCCAAGTGCGGCTTTTCTCGGCAGCTAGTAGCTATTCTGCGGGAAAACGCCGTCAAGTATGGCTTCTTCAATATCCTGGCCGACGATGAAGTGCGCCAGGGCCTCAAAGAGTTTGCCGACTGGCCAACTTATCCCCAGCTCTGGGTTGACGGTGAGCTGGTCGGAGGGCTTGATAtt GTCAAGGAGGAACTGTCTAATGACGCCGACTTCTTCAAGGCATATAGCATCAAGTCCAACGGCGAGACTGCAGCCGCCTcgtga
- a CDS encoding uncharacterized protein (EggNog:ENOG503NXR1; COG:L) translates to MTPTPPSTTPSSNGRSPDGQFRVVRKRNRVPLSCYPCRQRKSHPCSNCVKREGSDANACSYAAPTSRKKGQNQGEPTPDDMQNRIDRLEGLVLSLMHGGANIEISPASVANRSSSDPASNATPSTVDNNSATFKVDTHLEDAMQDEDESDIEDVAKSLGVLKVDPTKSKHIYLGEEHWHTILLDITEVKNYFASHRKELENSYEQVKRSKPSTAMAPPALLMGAIPATEVELRAELPPKSTVLTLCGRYFNSMDNAVNIIHAPTFHQQLRNHWQDPSKTPIMWLGLLYSILCLAMLSYHKVGDEPPEWRGRALELADEYRLRTVQCLIAGDYTKPAEYTVETMILYAFCEYSSRWDADLGLWLIISLVTRVALRMGYHRDGKWFPTTITPFQAEMRRRTWALVRTTDIFFSHQVSLSSMINDHDCDTEMPHNIFDEEFGPDTKVLPPSRPSSEPTPISYMIVKIRLCLELGNILQITGRVKNQVHYDEILRHDSKLRDIKAELPPHLKLQPLEGSHDPLTLIIARFNIDILHLKIICLLHRKYLPRARHNLRYAHSRRSAIEASLETLRHLATLHRESQPNGRLQSIKWYVTSVATKDFLLPAMLIALDLHFDNESQRSGERQSSHSLYFWTREQREEMIRSLEQTIEIWKGLVDTSIEAVKASNVLEVMLAKIKSFVRPGSVGASPPEAVMRNDFFGSVDSGVSQPEHSAAVTLGMLSSGNPPSGNLSSAFDTVQSPGGTTYSALDLGLKSDAGAASDFANASLLDGVQSPLSMFNSMAHSGMDFGSNFDWDSFENYTQTANFGGETYTFFSGNADTLQQQPDGSLFYGNPD, encoded by the exons ATGACGCcgacaccaccatcgacTACGCCTTCCTCGAATGGGCGTTCGCCTGATGGCCAGTTCCGGGTGGTCCGCAAGAGAAACAGAGTACCATTGAGTTGTTACCCTTGCCGGCAGAGGAA GTCTCATCCATGCAGCAATTGCGTGAAACGCGAGGGATCCGATGCAAATGCGTGTTCTTATGCCGCCCCGACGTCACGCAAAAAGGGCCAGAACCAGGGTGAACCAACACCGGATGATATGCAAAATCGCATTGACAGGCTTGAGGGACTGGTGTTATCATTGATGCATGGCGGCGCAAACATTGAGATATCGCCGGCTTCAGTTGCAAACAGAAGCTCATCTGACCCTGCTTCCAACGCCACACCCTCTACGGTAGACAATAACTCTGCTACGTTCAAAGTCGATACGCACTTGGAGGATGCGATgcaggatgaagatgaaagCGATATCGAAGATGTAGCCAAGTCGCTTGGCGTGCTGAAAGTTGACCCGACGAAAAGTAAACATATCTACCTCGGAGAAGAGCATTGGCACACCATTCTGCTCGATATCACCGAGGTCAAGAATTATTTCGCATCCCACAggaaggagctggaaaacAGCTATGAGCAGGTCAAGCGTAGCAAGCCCTCCACAGCCATGGCTCCGCCCGCGCTGCTAATGGGGGCTATACCGGCGACTGAAGTTGAGCTTCGAGCTGAACTGCCACCCAAGTCGACCGTCTTGACGCTGTGTGGGAGATATTTCAATTCCATGGATAATGCTGTCAACATCATACACGCACCTACCTTTCACCAACAACTTCGAAATCATTGGCAGGACCCATCCAAGACGCCAATCATGTGGCTAGGGCTGCTCTACTCAATCTTGTGCTTGGCTATGCTTTCATACCACAAGGTCGGGGACGAGCCTCCAgagtggagagggagagcgCTCGAGCTGGCCGACGAGTACCGACTGCGAACCGTGCAGTGCCTGATAGCGGGCGATTACACCAAGCCGGCCGAGTATACCGTCGAGACCATGATCCTCTATGCCTTTTGCGAGTATTCTTCCCGTTGGGATGCCGATCTGGGCCTGTGGCTGATCATATCGCTCGTCACGAGGGTGGCACTGCGCATGGGATACCACCGTGATGGTAAGTGGTTTCCCACAACCATCACGCCCTTCCAAGCC GAGATGAGGCGAAGAACATGGGCCTTGGTCAGGACGACAGACATTTTCTTTTCACATCAAGTATCGCTTTCAAGCATGATCAATGACCATGACTGTGACACGGAGATGCCACACAACATCTTTGACGAAGAGTTTGGCCCAGATACAAAGGTACTACCTCCGTCCAGGCCGAGCTCCGAGCCCACACCTATCAGCTACATGATCGTCAAGATCCGTCTTTGTCTGGAGCTCGGCAATATCCTGCAGATAACTGGCCGAGTCAAGAACCAAGTTCATTACGACGAAATCCTTCGGCATGACTCCAAGTTGCGCGACATCAAGGCAGAGCTTCCACCTCACCTGAAGTTGCAGCCACTCGAGGGCTCCCATGACCCGCTCACACTCATCATCGCGCGGTTCAACATCGATATCCTTCACCTGAAGATTATATGTCTTCTTCACAGAAAATATCTGCCTAGGGCAAGGCACAATCTCCGGTACGCTCACTCTCGTCGCAGCGCCATCGAGGCATCCCTCGAAACATTGCGGCATCTGGCGACCTTGCACAGAGAATCACAGCCCAACGGGCGCTTGCAGTCGATCAAGTGGTATGTCACTTCGGTGGCAACCAAAGATTTCTTGCTTCCCGCAATGCTCATTGCTCTGGATCTCCACTTTGATAATGAGTCGCAGCGATCTGGGGAGCGGCAGAGCTCCCACAGTCTGTATTTTTGGACTCGCGAGCAGCGGGAGGAGATGATCCGTAGCCTCGAGCAGACGATAGAGATCTGGAAGGGGCTCGTTGACACCTCGATCGAGGCGGTCAAGGCCTCGAACGTGTTGGAGGTCatgctggccaagatcaagagTTTCGTTCGGCCAGGCAGTGTGGGAGCAAGTCCGCCCGAAGCGGTGATGCGTAATGATTTTTTCGGGTCAGTCGACTCGGGGGTGTCGCAGCCGGAGCACTCGGCCGCCGTGACGCTGGGAATGCTGTCAAGTGGAAACCCCCCGAGCGGCAACCTGTCCTCGGCATTCGACACTGTCCAGAGTCCTGGGGGTACCACTTATTCGGCTCTTGACCTGGGACTGAAATCAGACGCGGGGGCGGCCTCTGATTTTGCAAATGCCTCGTTGCTGGATGGAGTGCAGTCTCCGCTATCCATGTTCAATAGCATGGCACACAGTGGTATGGATTTTGGAAGCAACTTTGACTGG GACTCGTTCGAAAACTACACCCAGACTGCCAACTTCGGTGGAGAAACGTACACCTTTTTCTCTGGTAACGCTGACACGttgcagcaacaaccagACGGGTCCCTGTTTTATGGAAATCCGGACTGA
- a CDS encoding uncharacterized protein (CAZy:CBM20; COG:G; EggNog:ENOG503NV3E; CAZy:GH13), with product MYTLNFGMRLLAAGAALCGVMGVSGLSAAEWRKQSIYQVVTDRFARTDLSTTAPCDTTHQVYCGGTWRGLISKLDYIQDMGFTAVWISPVVKQIDGNSRDGSSYHGYWAKDIWALNPAFGNEDDLKALSAALHARGMYLMVDIVTNHMAHMGCANCVDYGALNPFSSSSYYHPPCWINYNSQTSVEQCWQGSDTVSLPDLRTSDPNVRRIWNEWISHLVSTYSIDGLRVDSAKHVETSFWSGFNAAAGVYLTGEVYHGDALYVAPYQNYMDGVLDYPSYYYILRAFQSTSGSISALVAGLDTIKGVAKDLSLWGSFLENHDVERFASFTKDMALAKNGIAVTMLKDGIPIIYQGQEQHYAGTGTPNNREAVWYSGYSTSSELYQWITKLNQIRSHAISQDSKYLTYKAHTIYSDSRTIVLRKGFTGAQVIGVYTNVGSSSSVPVTLVSSATGFTPNQALIDVMSCTPYTTDGGGGITVTLNGGVSRVLYPASRLAGSGVCPSLTGPPTATSTTAAPTATPTANPSCSLVAVDITFNHLVSTSFGDSVKVTGNVAALGNWNPTNGVALNASQYTNNNPLWTGTLKLAPGTNIQYKFVKVSSSGAASWESDPNRSYTVPCAAASVGSSWK from the exons ATGTACACCCTGAACTTCGGCATGCGGCTCCTGGCCGCAGGGGCAGCGCTCTGTGGAGTGATGGGAGTCTCGGGACTTTCAGCGGCAGAGTGGCGCAAGCAGTCTATCTACCAGGTTGTCACTGATCGATTCGCCCGCACCGATCTTTCGACTACGGCACCATGCGATACCACTCACCAAGTGTACTGCGGCGGGACCTGGAGGGGACTCATCTCGAAGCTGGACTATATCCAAGACATGGGCTTCACAGCTGTTTGGATCTCGCCTGTTGTCAAGCAGATTGATGGAAACTCAAGGGATGG ATCGTCCTATCATGGGTACTGGGCCAAGGACATCTGGGCTCTGAACCCAGCGTTCGGAAACGAGGACGACCTGAAGGCCTTGTCCGCGGCGCTCCACGCGCGAGGAATG TATCTTATGGTGGATATTGTCACCAACCACATGGCGCACATGGGCTGTGCTAACTGTGTTGACTATGGTGCTCTCAACCCCTTTTCGTCG TCTTCGTACTATCACCCTCCCTGTTGGATCAATTACAACAGCCAAACTTCAGTCGAACA ATGCTGGCAAGGAAGCGACACCGTCAGTCTCCCAGATCTTCGAACTTCAGA CCCCAATGTGCGTCGGATTTGGAACGAGTGGATTTCTCACCTTGTTTCTACCTATTCCAT TGATGGTCTACGAGTCGACAGTGCAAAGCATGTCGAGACATCGTTTTGGTCTGGATTCAATGCCGCGGCGGGCGTATACTTGACGGGTGAGGTGTACCATGGCGACGCTCTTTATGTCGCTCCATACCAAAACTACATGGATGGCGTCCTTGATTACCCTAG CTACTATTACATTCTCCGGGCTTTCCAGTCCACCAGCGGTAGCATCAGCGCGCTCGTGGCTGGTCTCGATACAATCAAGGGCGTTGCGAAGGATCTCAGTCTTTGGGGCTCGTTCTTAGAGAATCACGACGTGGAGCGCTTCGCTTCCTTTACCAAGGATATGGCGCTGGCAAAGAAT GGAATCGCTGTCACGATGCTGAAGGATG GTATCCCCATCATCTACCAGGGACAAGAGCAACACTATGCCGGCACAGGAACCCCCAACAATCGCGAGGCTGTCTGGTATTCGGGCTACTCGACCAGCTCGGAACTCTACCAATGGATCACCAAGCTTAACCAGATTCGGTCGCACGCCATCTCGCAAGACTCGAAATACCTCACTTATAAAGCCCACACCATCTACTCAGACAGCCGCACCATTGTTCTCCGAAAGGGGTTCACAGGAGCTCAGGTTATCGGTGTTTACACCAACGtcggctcctcctcgtcggtgcCTGTCACCCTGGTCTCTTCGGCCACTGGCTTCACCCCCAACCAGGCCTTGATTGATGTCATGAGCTGCACCCCTTACACCAcagatggaggtggtggtatcACCGTCACGCTCAATGGCGGTGTTTCAAGGGTGCTCTACCCAGCCTCTCGCCTCGCCGGAAGTGGCGTCTGCCCTTCCCTGACTGGCCCGCCGACCGCGACATCAACGACCGCTGCCCCAACTGCCACCCCGACAG CCAATCCCAGCTGCTCCTTAGTCGCGGTCGATATCactttcaaccacctcgtGTCCACGTCTTTCGGCGACTCAGTCAAGGT CACTGGAAATGTGGCCGCTCTCGGCAACTGGAACCCAACAAACGGCGTTGCGCTCAACGCATCGCAgtacaccaacaacaaccctctcTGGACCGGGACTCTGAAGCTTGCCCCTGGGACCAACATCCAATACAAGTTTGTCAAGGTCAGCAGCTCAGGTGCGGCGTCGTGGGAGTCGGACCCCAACCGATCTTACACTGTCCCCTGTGCGGCGGCATCGGTGGGGAGCTCATGGAAATGA
- a CDS encoding uncharacterized protein (COG:S; EggNog:ENOG503NU1S) codes for MASDGLHGAGHPMASRGPELPNAEAPVLTRKRKSSGLEAKSDASTEVSSQETNKKVKVDNDCAERKSVAVSIPVDRSALPPEIWHRIFTFCPPRSLGNLLSVNKLFNLYLDPSSKVSKDAPASSSSGAVAQIKANSIWQVSRRLFWPYMPSPLRSKTELEMWRLACSHRCHYCGKLDPRKQTTMLDPHLRGPGENGVATIWPFETCMCAVCLLKHTIKELDLDLSPTIPSSVVPALSFVYLTSDLQVLPATTFEQGQLPVETQVTKRFLSSEVQALERELLEVREMGPGTVTEWLKGLPARGSGIRQEVLKWEKWESLGGLAKMCSQFYPGYVKDVVSTLPASTTHAPSSDSSSSMLPNQPSSAATRQQFPHIRHERTAAEVAELKAARRAEIERRALLLEPPLCPNVLRHIPSFQAAMQIPHPPFDDKAWEVLKPRLLAQRADAEQRERENAAAIQAKQDSHLETTLASTKEARDLIDKAWEDQQGPLRERIAGYADEIIRDGWNNGKVTKETCARFAVEALGYVRKRFYAEIAKDVDAARSAGQTPPVDPLEGPFTQKLTLENMKWIFDTKIKPITERYHKELFYCNGCEGITKTFGFEGVIQHFAAKHTSALSSGNIVVYWRAEWPEHPPFAAEIRQVRHQPFFAPTQPVFPATGPPSFPVGHSYPPAPLAPNHLPTYPPGPYGYGNSAYNDPYQPPPPPYPLQPHQIVPSYPSQSGYEHHQSYPAPSDPYPPYQPPVGQYPPGPASATDPSHHYPQQHPQGNPYDHGYLPYPVAHPYLPSATPHPDMHRAKLEDIARNSREVWQELGNIRGLPGSVRVFVTIHHLVKRFHSKFYEPPALAIFIEGLSNNKDMRPVRNVNDLICKACHLGLGNAATVEQDRKSFSLPQLTNHFQSKHVKPLQSAHAPPMDWTLDMIFLPELAPISNLHSAMSEVQKRLIVEALPGIFEQQGPKLVPADVYYGQPASSSSVYPAAQEVHSALRTKSPQVSSAGAYGNTAPSYSHSGNLSNDVPAITTPTAASEKASGHPSEGGGHASQGSRPANRRQNGLQNGKKASGKNKRKRNQDGNPSGGRRAGRQFRRHESSTRRRSTSDNPDTSSSNRVDRAPVSITSFGGSSGQDRTTVGKDATDLLAALESHLTQAPHGPVYHKNGTAPAAGETLHNVAQPHARQSGDEDQHRYFEPSTRQRISVDKRVEQQSSYHSRIEVERPDHRYPTTSDAIRPSGYAAPEERYYTRYDRPSSVLPAEPERGSGLRLLREESDYPRYRDGPRRPINPADEIVEIVHVIEGERSYYIERPVRREPQRIVPHREPVDRFAEGGGYEAGYASAARPARSASEMNMARRFSMAPEGRRRTDGGVTVNNSAYLEEYDPRFPAA; via the exons ATGGCCTCGGATGGTTTACATGGAGCTGGCCATCCAATGGCTTCTCGAGGCCCGGAGCTCCCAAACGCTGAGGCGCCCGTGTTGACAAGGAAACGCAAGTCATCTGGGCTCGAAGCAAAGTCGGATGCATCTACGGAAGTTTCATCTCAAGAGACgaacaagaaggtcaaggtgGACAATGACTGCGCCGAAAGGAAATCTGTTGCGGTGTCCATACCGGTGGATCGGTCTGCTCTTCCCCCAGAGATTTGGCATCGAATATTTACCTTCTGTCCGCCAAGGTCATTGGGTAACTTGTTGTCTGTCAACAAACTCTTCAACCTATATCTTGACCCAAGTTCGAAGGTTAGCAAAGACGCTCCCGCTTCTAGCAGCAGCGGTGCTGTTGCACAAATCAAGGCCAACAGTATCTGGCAGGTTTCCAGACGGCTCTTTTGGCCTTATATGCCCTCCCCATTGCGCTCCAAGACAGAGCTCGAGATGTGGCGGCTTGCTTGCTCTCATAGGTGTCACTACTGTGGAAAACTGGATCCGCGGAAACAGACTACCATGCTTGATCCTCATCTTCGAGGTCCCGGAGAAAACGGGGTAGCTACCATCTGGCCATTTGAGACTTGTATGTGTGCAGTGTGTCTCTTGAAGCACACCATCAAG GAACTCGATTTAGATCTCTCACCCACTATCCCTTCCTCAGTTGTACCCGCGCTCTCTTTCGTGTACCTCACAAGCGACCTTCAGGTCCTCCCGGCTACTACTTTTGAACAAGGTCAGCTTCCTGTCGAAACACAGGTCACCAAACGGTTCCTTTCCTCCGAGGTTCAAGCACTGGAACGTGAACTTCTAGAGGTCAGAGAAATGGGCCCGGGGACGGTGACAGAATGGTTGAAGGGACTTCCAGCGCGCGGTAGCGGCATCCGACAAGAAGTCTTGAAGTGGGAGAAATGGGAAAGTCTCGGTGGGCTTGCAAAAATGTGCTCGCAGTTTTACCCTGGCTACGTGAAAGACGTTGTGAGCACTCTGCCTGCCTCCACGACGCACGCACCATCTTCTGATTCTTCATCTTCGATGCTGCCAAATCAACCATCCTCGGCTGCCACCCGCCAGCAGTTTCCCCATATCCGTCATGAACGCACCGCGgctgaggttgctgagcTCAAGGCAGCGCGGAGAGCCGAGATTGAGCGACGTGCGCTGCTTCTTGAGCCCCCCTTGTGCCCAAACGTACTCCGGCACATCCCATCATTCCAAGCAGCTATGCAgattcctcatcctccttttgACGATAAAGCCTGGGAAGTCCTCAAGCCGCGGCTCTTGGCTCAACGAGCTGACGCTGAACAGCGAGAACGAGAGAACGCAGCCGCCATTCAGGCCAAGCAAGACTCACATCTTGAAACGACTCTTGCTAGCACAAAAGAAGCCCGGGATCTGATCGACAAGGCTTGGGAAGATCAACAAGGGCCTCTTCGAGAACGCATCGCCGGTTACGCAGATGAGATAATCAGAGACGGGTGGAACAATGGCAAGGTCACCAAGGAAACATGTGCCAGGTTTGCGGTTGAGGCACTTGGCTACGTGCGTAAACGATTCTACGCTGAAATTGCCAAGGATGTCGATGCTGCAAGGTCTGCTGGTCAAACACCGCCCGTTGATCCTCTAGAAGGTCCCTTCACGCAGAAGCTCACACTGGAGAATATGAAATGGATTTTCGATACGAAAATCAAGCCCATCACAGAACGCTACCACAAGGAACTGTTTTATTGCAATGGCTGCGAGGGGATCACCAAGACATTCGGGTTTGAAGGTGTTATACAACATTTCGCCGCAAAGCACACAAGCGCTCTCAGTTCGGGCAACATCGTTGTCTACTGGAGAGCAGAATGGCCGGAACATCCTCCATTTGCGGCAGAGATCCGACAGGTTCGCCATCAGCCTTTCTTTGCGCCCACCCAACCTGTTTTCCCCGCCACCGGTCCTCCATCGTTCCCAGTCGGCCACAGCTaccctccagcaccacttGCACCTAATCATTTGCCAACATACCCACCGGGCCCATATGGGTATGGAAATTCAGCCTACAATGACCCTTATcagccgccaccgccgccgtaCCCCTTACAGCCACATCAGATCGTGCCTTCCTATCCGTCTCAGTCTGGGTATGAGCACCACCAGTCTTACCCAGCGCCATCTGATCCATACCCGCCTTACCAGCCGCCTGTGGGTCAATACCCCCCAGGCCCTGCTTCAGCTACCGATCCATCTCATCATTATCCGCAACAGCATCCCCAAGGCAACCCTTACGACCATGGTTACCTACCATATCCAGTCGCCCATCCTTACCTTCCTTCGgcaacaccacaccccgATATGCACAGAGCAAAACTTGAGGATATAGCCCGGAATTCGCGGGAGGTCTGGCAAGAACTGGGCAACATACGAGGACTTCCTGGCAGTGTACGCGTCTTTGTGACAATTCATCATTTGGTCAAGAGATTCCACTCTAAATTTTACGAACCGCCCGCGCTCGCGATTTTTATCGAGGGGCTCTCGAACAACAAAGACATGCGTCCTGTTCGAAACGTGAACGACCTGATCTGCAAGGCTTGTCATCTTGGACTTGGTAACGCTGCCACGGTAGAGCAAGACAGAAAGAGCTTCTCGCTGCCCCAGCTAACAAATCACTTCCAATCCAAGCACGTCAAACCTTTGCAGAGTGCGCATGCGCCTCCTATGGATTGGACGTTGGACATGATATTCTTACCGGAGCTAGCTCCGATATCGAATCTGCACTCTGCAATGTCAGAGGTGCAAAAGCGACTGATAGTCGAAGCTTTGCCAGGGATCTTTGAACAGCAGGGTCCGAAGCTTGTGCCTGCCGATGTTTATTACGGACAGCCAGCAAGTTCCTCTTCTGTGTATCCGGCCGCCCAGGAAGTCCACAGTGCCTTGCGGACCAAGTCACCACAGGTCTCGTCGGCTGGTGCATATGGTAACACGGCCCCGTCTTATAGTCATTCCGGAAATCTCTCCAATGATGTTCCAGCTATCACAACCCCTACTGCAGCGTCTGAAAAAGCCTCGGGGCATCCcagtgagggtggtgggcacGCCTCACAGGGGTCTCGACCTGCCAACCGACGCCAAAACGGGCTTCAAAATGGAAAGAAAGCATCTGGCAAGAACAAGCGCAAGAGAAACCAGGACGGGAATCCTTCTGGTGGGCGCAGGGCCGGGAGGCAGTTTAGAAGGCATGAGTCCAGTACCCGGCGCAGAAGCACCAGCGATAATCCTGACACTTCCTCGTCGAACAGAGTGGACAGAGCTCCAGTATCGATTACTTCTTTTGGAGGCTCGTCAGGCCAGGATCGCACCACGGTGGGCAAAGATGCTACCGACCTTTTAGCGGCTTTGGAGTCACATCTCACCCAGGCGCCGCATGGGCCCGTGTATCACAAGAATGGGACTGCTCCCGCAGCTGGGGAAACTCTTCATAACGTCGCGCAGCCCCATGCCCGGCAGAGTGGGGATGAAGATCAGCATCGCTATTTCGAGCCATCCACTCGGCAGAGGATCTCAGTTGATAAGCGGGTCGAACAGCAGTCCTCTTATCATTCAAGAATAGAAGTCGAACGGCCTGATCACCGCTACCCAACAACTTCGGACGCAATCAGACCTTCCGGGTACGCCGCGCCTGAGGAGAGATACTACACCCGGTATGATCGGCCCTCTTCTGTCTTACCCGCGGAGCCGGAGCGAGGCAGTGGGctgaggctgttgagggaggagtcTGACTATCCGAGATACCGCGACGGGCCGCGCAGACCGATTAACCCGGCTGATGAGATTGTTGAAATCGTACACGTTATCGAGGGAGAGCGTTCATATTATATTGAACGACCGGTTCGGCGTGAGCCCCAGCGAATAGTTCCTCATCGTGAGCCAGTTGACCGCTTTGCtgaaggtggtgggtatGAGGCCGGGTACGCATCGGCCGCTCGGCCTGCAAGATCGGCTTCAGAGATGAATATGGCCAGAAGATTCAGCATGGCACCAGAAGGGAGACGAAGGACGGACGGAGGAGTTACGGTCAATAATTCAGCATACCTAGAGGAGTATGATCCTCGGTTTCCGGCGGCCTAG